In Leopardus geoffroyi isolate Oge1 chromosome D1, O.geoffroyi_Oge1_pat1.0, whole genome shotgun sequence, a single window of DNA contains:
- the LOC123602565 gene encoding olfactory receptor 10A4: MMWGNWTIVSEFVLVSFSTLSSELQALLFLLFLTVYLLTLMGNILIILVTTADSALQNPMYFFLRNLSFLEIGFNLVIVPKMLGTLIIQDTTISFLGCASQMYFFFFFGAAECCLLATMAYDRYVAICDPLRYPIIMSRKACAQLAAASWFSGFPVATVQTTWIFSFPFCGPNRVNHFFCDSPPVIALVCADTSLFELEALTATVLFILFPFLLILGSYVRILSTIFRMPSAEGKRKAFSTCSSHLLVVSLFYSTAILTYFRPRSSTSPESKKLLSLSYTVVTPLLNPIIYSLRNSEVKSALRRVIRRTLGPQKL; encoded by the coding sequence ATGATGTGGGGAAACTGGACAATTGTCAGTGAGTTTGTCCTTGTGAGTTTTTCAACCTTATCCTCTGAGCTACAAGCTCtactatttctcctttttttgacTGTTTACCTGCTTACTCTAATGGGCAATATTCTCATCATCCTGGTCACTACAGCTGACTCTGCTCTACAAAATCCTATGTACTTCTTCCTCAGGAACTTGTCCTTCCTGGAGATAGGCTTCAACTTGGTCATTGTGCCCAAGATGCTGGGGACTCTGATCATCCAAGACACAACCATATCCTTCCTTGGCTGTGCCTCtcagatgtatttctttttcttctttggggcTGCTGAGTGTTGCCTCCTGGCCACAATGGCatatgaccgctatgtggccatctgtgaCCCTTTGCGCTACCCAATCATTATGAGCCGCAAAGCCTGTGCCCAGCTAGCAGCTGCCTCTTGGTTCTCAGGGTTTCCAGTGGCCACCGTGCAAACCACATGGATTTTCAGCTTCCCTTTTTGTGGCCCCAACAGAGTGAACCACTTCTTTTGTGACAGCCCCCCTGTCATTGCACTGGTCTGTGCTGATACCTCTCTGTTTGAACTGGAGGCTCTGACGGCCACTGTCTTATtcatcctctttcctttcttgctgATCCTGGGATCCTATGTCCGCATTCTTTCCACTATCTTCAGGATGCCCTCAGCTGAGGGGAAACGcaaggccttctccacctgtTCCTCCCACCTTCTGGTTGTGTCCCTCTTCTACAGCACTGCCATCCTCACATACTTCCGACCCCGGTCCAGCACCTCTCCTGAGAGCAAGAAGTTGTTGTCGCTCTCCTACACAGTAGTGACTCCCCTGTTGAACCCCATCATCTACAGCTTAAGGAACAGTGAAGTGAAGTCTGCACTGAGGCGAGTCATCCGCAGGACCCTGGGCCCTCAGAAACTATGA